In Streptococcus uberis, a single window of DNA contains:
- a CDS encoding YggS family pyridoxal phosphate-dependent enzyme: protein MMSLKENKEAVFKAVNEATLSAGRSEDSVSIIAVTKYVDSDIARQLVDTGVRHIAENRVDKFLDKYKALKDCQLTWHLIGSLQRRKVKDVINYVDYFHALDSVSLAKEIQKRAEHPINCFLQVNVSGEESKHGFAPEEVSHVLDQLADYDQIRLIGLMTMAPFEADQSTIAEIFKETNQLRQRLQAENRKNMPFTELSMGMSNDFPIAIQEGATFVRIGTSFFK from the coding sequence ATGATGAGTCTAAAAGAAAACAAAGAAGCAGTATTTAAAGCTGTGAATGAAGCAACACTATCTGCGGGGCGTTCCGAGGATAGTGTATCAATCATAGCTGTTACAAAATATGTTGATTCGGATATTGCTAGACAACTTGTCGATACTGGAGTAAGGCACATAGCTGAAAACAGAGTTGATAAATTTCTAGATAAATATAAGGCGTTAAAAGATTGTCAGCTAACATGGCATCTTATTGGAAGTCTTCAAAGACGGAAAGTTAAAGATGTTATTAACTATGTTGATTATTTTCATGCTTTAGATTCAGTTTCTTTAGCAAAAGAAATTCAAAAAAGAGCTGAACATCCAATCAATTGTTTCTTACAGGTAAATGTTTCTGGTGAAGAAAGTAAACATGGCTTTGCACCTGAGGAAGTTTCTCATGTATTAGATCAATTAGCTGACTATGATCAGATAAGATTGATTGGTTTAATGACAATGGCCCCTTTTGAAGCAGATCAAAGTACCATTGCTGAGATTTTTAAAGAAACAAATCAATTACGACAACGATTGCAAGCAGAGAATAGAAAGAATATGCCCTTTACAGAGTTGAGTATGGGGATGAGCAATGATTTCCCCATTGCCATTCAAGAAGGTGCAACTTTTGTAAGAATTGGTACTTCTTTCTTTAAATAA
- the ftsA gene encoding cell division protein FtsA, with amino-acid sequence MARNGFFTGLDIGTSSIKVLVAEFISGEMNVIGVSNVPSTGVKDGIIIDIEAAAVAIKTAVEQAEEKAGMTIEKINVGLPANLLQIEPTQGMIPVPSESKEIKDEDVDSVVKSALTKSITPEREVISLVPEEFIVDGFQGIRDPRGMMGIRLEMRGLIYTGPTTILHNLRKTVERAGIKVENIIITPLAMARSVLNEGEREFGATVIDMGGGQTTVASMRAQELQYTNIYTEGGDYITKDISKVLKTSMSIAEALKFNFGQANVNEASLTETVKVDVVGSEEPVEVTERYLSEIISARIRHILDRVKQDLDRGRLLDLPGGIVLIGGGAIIPGVVEIAQEIFGTTVKLHVPNQVGIRNPMFANVISLVEYVGKMSEVDVLAQSAVSGEELLRRKPVDFSGQESYIPNYNESNQTQVPNYSTANQKPLEYGTQEPATPKPGITERVRGIFGSMFD; translated from the coding sequence ATGGCTAGAAATGGCTTTTTTACTGGTTTGGATATAGGAACTAGCTCGATTAAAGTTTTAGTAGCAGAATTTATTTCAGGCGAAATGAACGTTATTGGCGTTAGTAATGTCCCTAGTACAGGCGTAAAAGACGGTATAATTATTGATATTGAAGCAGCTGCGGTTGCTATTAAAACAGCAGTAGAACAAGCAGAAGAAAAAGCAGGAATGACCATTGAGAAAATCAATGTCGGTCTACCAGCTAATCTTCTTCAAATTGAACCTACTCAGGGCATGATTCCGGTGCCAAGCGAATCAAAAGAGATAAAAGACGAAGATGTTGATAGCGTTGTGAAGTCAGCACTTACAAAAAGCATCACACCAGAACGTGAAGTTATTTCATTGGTACCTGAAGAATTCATTGTAGATGGTTTCCAAGGTATTCGTGATCCACGTGGAATGATGGGAATTCGCCTTGAGATGCGTGGCTTGATTTACACAGGCCCAACCACTATTTTGCATAATTTACGCAAAACAGTTGAGCGTGCAGGAATAAAAGTAGAAAATATTATCATTACACCACTTGCAATGGCTCGTTCAGTTCTTAACGAAGGCGAACGCGAATTTGGTGCGACTGTCATTGATATGGGTGGGGGTCAAACGACTGTGGCCTCAATGAGAGCACAAGAGTTACAATACACTAATATCTATACTGAAGGTGGCGACTACATCACTAAAGATATTTCTAAGGTTCTTAAAACATCAATGTCAATCGCTGAAGCATTGAAATTCAACTTTGGCCAAGCCAATGTGAATGAAGCAAGTTTGACTGAGACCGTTAAAGTGGACGTTGTCGGCAGTGAAGAGCCAGTTGAGGTGACCGAGCGCTACTTGTCAGAAATTATTTCTGCTCGTATCCGTCACATTTTAGATCGTGTTAAACAAGATTTAGATCGTGGACGATTACTTGACTTACCTGGTGGAATTGTTTTAATTGGTGGTGGAGCAATCATTCCTGGGGTTGTTGAAATAGCTCAAGAAATTTTTGGCACAACTGTTAAATTGCATGTTCCAAACCAAGTTGGTATCAGAAATCCAATGTTTGCCAATGTGATTAGCTTGGTTGAATATGTTGGAAAAATGTCTGAAGTTGATGTTTTAGCACAAAGTGCGGTGTCTGGAGAAGAACTCTTAAGACGCAAACCAGTTGATTTTTCAGGACAAGAATCATACATTCCAAACTACAACGAATCTAACCAAACACAAGTTCCAAATTATAGTACTGCTAATCAAAAACCACTTGAGTATGGGACACAAGAACCTGCTACACCGAAACCAGGAATCACAGAACGCGTTCGTGGTATATTTGGAAGCATGTTTGATTAA
- a CDS encoding cell division protein FtsQ/DivIB translates to MSKKKNSPTEKEPIVLTEWQKRNLEFLKKKKIQEEEEKKLKEKLASEKKAQLLQNNLTEETPEDSSKTSSDDKKEQATKKKEKPLKVKKEMSQRQKAFVKALPVLSISLFFLLGSLFFLSPYSKMKDFAVVGNKHTTLAELSEQSRIKSSDYFLKVLFSAQKYEKAIMTSNPWVKDVSLDYAFPNHFTFNVKEYTIIAYAQVQEGFQPILENGVRVTVVNQSQLPKDYLIINLENEKAIQDLIKSLTTLPKKLVEDIKSISLANSKSTADLLIIEMHDGNTVRVPQSQIEKKLPYYLKIKKHLEGTSIVDMEVGIYSTTSDIEAKQAEVSKSKAEENQANSSEAQAETETTNPSIATDPSTNTQEQNPTDVSTQPTSETSTDQTEQSSASID, encoded by the coding sequence ATGTCCAAAAAGAAAAACTCACCAACTGAAAAAGAGCCAATAGTCTTAACAGAGTGGCAAAAACGAAATCTTGAATTCCTTAAAAAAAAGAAAATTCAGGAAGAAGAAGAAAAGAAACTAAAAGAAAAATTAGCAAGTGAGAAGAAAGCGCAACTTCTCCAAAATAACCTGACAGAGGAAACACCTGAAGACAGTTCTAAAACGTCATCAGATGATAAAAAAGAACAAGCAACTAAGAAAAAAGAAAAGCCTCTAAAGGTAAAAAAAGAAATGAGTCAAAGACAAAAAGCCTTTGTGAAGGCTTTGCCTGTTCTCAGCATCAGTTTATTCTTTTTGTTAGGTTCTCTCTTTTTCTTATCTCCATATAGCAAAATGAAAGATTTTGCAGTGGTGGGAAATAAACATACCACCTTAGCGGAATTGAGTGAACAAAGTCGCATTAAATCAAGTGATTATTTTTTGAAAGTCCTCTTTTCTGCTCAAAAATATGAAAAAGCAATTATGACATCTAACCCTTGGGTTAAAGATGTTTCTTTAGACTATGCCTTTCCAAATCATTTTACTTTCAATGTCAAAGAATACACAATTATTGCCTATGCACAGGTTCAAGAAGGATTTCAACCTATTTTAGAAAATGGTGTTCGAGTCACTGTAGTCAATCAAAGTCAGCTTCCAAAAGATTATTTAATTATCAATTTGGAAAATGAAAAAGCAATCCAAGACTTAATCAAATCCCTTACAACACTACCAAAAAAATTAGTTGAAGATATAAAATCTATTTCTCTAGCAAATTCCAAGTCAACGGCTGATTTGTTGATTATTGAAATGCATGATGGCAATACTGTTCGAGTACCTCAGTCGCAAATTGAAAAAAAATTACCTTACTACCTCAAAATAAAAAAACATTTAGAAGGTACAAGTATCGTTGATATGGAAGTGGGTATTTATTCAACAACCAGTGACATAGAAGCAAAACAAGCAGAAGTTAGCAAATCAAAAGCAGAAGAAAATCAAGCCAATTCTTCAGAAGCGCAAGCGGAAACGGAAACAACTAATCCATCTATAGCTACCGATCCAAGTACAAACACACAGGAACAAAATCCGACGGATGTATCAACGCAACCTACCTCTGAAACAAGTACCGATCAAACAGAACAATCTAGCGCTTCAATCGATTAA
- a CDS encoding DivIVA domain-containing protein — protein MALTALEIKDKTFKTKLRGYSEEEVNEFLDIVVEDYEALVKKTREQESKIKTLEEKLSYFDEMKESLSQSVILAQETAEKVKASANAEASNLVSKANYDAQHLLDESKAKANQMLRDATDEAKRVAIETEELKRQSRVFHQRLISAIESQLSLANSSEWDELLQPTAVYLQNSDAAFKEVVKEVLNEDIPEADDSASFDATRQFTPEEMEELQRRVDQGNKELDAANAEKDSSDFDQPEINLNETQTFKLNIEK, from the coding sequence ATGGCACTAACAGCACTTGAAATTAAAGATAAGACGTTTAAAACGAAATTGCGCGGTTATAGCGAAGAAGAAGTTAATGAATTTTTAGATATCGTCGTTGAAGACTATGAAGCTTTAGTGAAGAAGACGCGTGAGCAAGAGTCAAAAATTAAAACACTCGAAGAAAAATTATCTTACTTTGACGAAATGAAAGAATCACTTAGTCAATCTGTTATTTTGGCTCAGGAGACTGCTGAAAAAGTAAAAGCATCTGCTAATGCTGAAGCAAGTAATCTAGTAAGTAAAGCTAACTATGATGCCCAACATTTATTAGACGAATCTAAAGCTAAAGCTAATCAAATGCTTCGTGATGCAACGGATGAAGCTAAACGAGTTGCCATTGAAACAGAAGAATTGAAACGTCAATCACGTGTTTTCCATCAGCGTCTTATTTCAGCCATTGAATCACAATTAAGCTTAGCTAATTCCTCAGAATGGGATGAGTTATTGCAACCAACAGCTGTTTACCTTCAAAATTCTGATGCTGCATTTAAAGAAGTCGTTAAGGAAGTTTTAAATGAAGATATTCCAGAGGCTGATGATAGTGCTTCATTTGATGCTACACGACAATTCACACCTGAAGAAATGGAAGAATTGCAACGCCGTGTAGATCAAGGTAATAAAGAATTAGACGCTGCTAATGCAGAAAAAGATTCATCTGATTTTGACCAGCCTGAGATTAACCTCAACGAAACACAAACATTTAAATTAAATATTGAAAAATAA
- a CDS encoding DUF3165 family protein has protein sequence MFYLIIAILILSYYIFMAPKSVRNTLTMIGLVALVALLIVLAGMSVLKILQTPPEIFIVLAMIALAYFSIKDILNLPKK, from the coding sequence TTGTTCTATTTAATTATAGCCATATTAATTCTATCCTATTACATCTTTATGGCACCGAAAAGTGTTCGTAATACATTAACCATGATAGGTTTGGTTGCTTTAGTGGCTTTACTTATCGTTCTAGCAGGAATGAGTGTCCTTAAAATTTTGCAAACACCACCGGAAATCTTTATTGTTCTTGCCATGATTGCCTTGGCATATTTTTCAATTAAAGATATTCTCAATCTGCCAAAAAAATAA
- the ftsZ gene encoding cell division protein FtsZ: MAFSFDTASVQGAIIKVIGVGGGGGNAINRMIDEGVAGVEFIAANTDIQALSSSKAETVIQLGPKLTRGLGAGGQPEVGRKAAEESEEALTEAMTGADMVFITAGMGGGSGTGAAPVIARIAKSLGALTVAVVTRPFGFEGNKRGNYAIEGIQELREQVDTLLIISNNNLLEIVDKKTPLLEALSEADNVLRQGVQGITDLITSPGLINLDFADVKTVMANKGNALMGIGIGTGEERIVEAARKATYSPLLETTIAGAEDVIVNVTGGLDMTLTEAEEASEIVAQAAGNGVNIWLGTSIDDTMNDEIRVTVVATGVRQETADHVSGFRSQPRTFSQGNAQQAGAQYANEHAQQSSQPNFERQTNFDFDMAETREMPRNQVRNSKANQNQGSAFGNWDLRRDNISRPTESELDKQLNMSTFSASVNEEDDDELETPPFFKNR; encoded by the coding sequence ATGGCATTTTCATTTGATACAGCATCAGTACAAGGTGCAATCATTAAAGTTATTGGTGTAGGTGGCGGTGGTGGCAACGCCATCAACCGTATGATTGACGAAGGGGTTGCAGGCGTTGAATTTATCGCTGCAAATACAGATATTCAAGCCCTTAGCTCATCAAAAGCAGAAACTGTTATTCAGTTAGGCCCTAAATTAACACGTGGTCTTGGTGCGGGAGGTCAACCTGAGGTTGGTCGTAAAGCAGCTGAAGAAAGCGAAGAAGCTTTGACTGAAGCTATGACTGGTGCAGATATGGTATTCATTACAGCAGGAATGGGTGGTGGATCAGGTACTGGTGCGGCCCCAGTTATTGCACGCATTGCAAAAAGCTTAGGTGCCTTAACCGTAGCTGTGGTAACCCGTCCTTTTGGATTTGAAGGTAACAAACGTGGCAACTATGCTATTGAAGGTATCCAGGAATTACGTGAACAAGTTGATACGTTATTAATTATTTCGAACAACAACTTACTTGAAATCGTAGATAAGAAAACACCATTATTAGAAGCCCTTAGTGAAGCTGATAATGTTCTTCGTCAAGGTGTACAAGGTATTACCGATTTGATCACTAGCCCAGGTCTTATCAATCTAGACTTTGCCGATGTCAAAACAGTTATGGCAAATAAAGGGAATGCATTGATGGGTATTGGTATTGGTACCGGTGAAGAAAGAATTGTTGAAGCGGCACGTAAAGCAACTTACTCACCACTTTTGGAAACAACAATTGCTGGTGCTGAAGATGTTATTGTCAATGTAACTGGTGGATTAGATATGACTTTAACAGAAGCTGAAGAAGCGTCAGAAATTGTTGCACAAGCTGCTGGAAATGGTGTAAACATCTGGTTAGGTACTTCAATTGATGATACAATGAATGATGAAATTCGCGTAACAGTTGTTGCTACAGGTGTTCGTCAAGAAACAGCTGATCACGTTTCAGGTTTCCGTTCTCAACCTCGTACCTTCTCTCAAGGAAATGCACAACAAGCTGGTGCTCAATATGCAAATGAGCATGCTCAACAATCTTCACAACCAAATTTTGAACGTCAGACAAATTTTGATTTCGATATGGCAGAAACTCGTGAAATGCCAAGAAATCAAGTCAGAAATTCAAAAGCAAACCAAAATCAAGGTTCTGCCTTTGGAAACTGGGATTTGAGACGTGACAATATTTCTCGTCCAACCGAGAGTGAGTTGGATAAACAATTAAATATGTCAACATTTTCAGCATCTGTAAATGAAGAAGATGATGATGAATTAGAAACACCACCATTCTTTAAAAATCGTTAA
- a CDS encoding YlmH family RNA-binding protein codes for MISQKNIYQHFHPEEAPFIEKMMDQLRRVEDNYLLHVTDFLNPRQIEIVKILSASMNITCFSSSDHYHTEYGRVILAPDYYQLDPLDYDISLVEISYHSKFNTLTHAQILGTLINELGIKRSMIGDILVHDGFAQLMVNRQFLHYFLGNIQKIARVSVNLKEIDLNSLLLVQKEESLIDITLSSLRIDRLIASVLKLSRSQAIKLVESEKVKVNYRIITKSSDSIAIGDLVSVRGFGRFKLLQDNGFTKNGKYKITLSKTLHK; via the coding sequence ATGATAAGTCAAAAAAATATTTACCAACACTTTCATCCTGAAGAAGCCCCGTTCATTGAAAAAATGATGGATCAACTTCGACGTGTAGAGGATAATTATCTCCTACATGTTACAGATTTTTTGAATCCCAGACAGATCGAAATTGTTAAAATCTTATCAGCAAGTATGAATATCACTTGTTTTTCGTCAAGTGATCATTACCATACTGAGTATGGACGTGTCATTCTTGCACCAGATTATTATCAGCTAGATCCACTTGATTATGACATTTCATTAGTAGAAATTTCATATCATTCAAAATTTAATACTTTGACGCATGCGCAAATATTAGGAACCTTAATTAATGAATTAGGCATAAAAAGGTCAATGATTGGTGATATTTTGGTTCATGATGGTTTTGCCCAACTGATGGTGAATCGACAATTCTTACATTATTTTTTGGGAAATATTCAAAAAATTGCAAGAGTCAGCGTCAATTTAAAAGAAATCGATCTTAATAGCTTACTTCTTGTCCAAAAAGAAGAGTCTCTTATCGATATAACTCTTTCAAGTTTAAGGATTGATCGTCTGATAGCAAGTGTTTTGAAACTTTCACGTAGTCAAGCTATTAAATTAGTTGAATCTGAAAAGGTCAAAGTGAATTATCGAATCATAACTAAGAGTTCAGATAGTATAGCTATTGGCGACTTGGTTAGTGTTCGTGGATTTGGAAGATTCAAATTGTTACAAGATAATGGCTTTACCAAAAATGGAAAGTACAAAATAACACTAAGCAAAACATTGCACAAATAA
- the sepF gene encoding cell division protein SepF — MAFKDAINKMVSYFDTDEVNEVEEEVTAAKMEEPVVQEPKQRPIPSQQTSRQSQNPAMNRPTVARSQQTESDSLPTYPNRQESIDRRSSGRESVTASTARRETYQAQTTVQEGKTTIALKYPKKYEDAQEIVDLLIGNECVLIDFQFMLDAQARRCLDFIDGASKVLYGTLQKVGSSMYLLTPSNVSVNIEDMNIPNHNQDFGYDFDMKRR, encoded by the coding sequence ATGGCATTTAAAGACGCAATTAATAAGATGGTATCCTATTTTGATACAGATGAGGTTAATGAAGTCGAAGAAGAAGTTACTGCTGCTAAAATGGAAGAACCAGTAGTGCAGGAACCTAAACAAAGACCAATTCCGTCTCAACAAACGTCACGACAAAGTCAAAATCCAGCTATGAACAGACCAACAGTTGCAAGAAGTCAGCAGACCGAGAGTGATTCACTGCCAACTTATCCAAATAGACAGGAATCAATTGACAGACGATCTAGTGGTAGGGAATCGGTAACTGCTTCAACTGCTCGTCGGGAGACTTATCAGGCACAAACAACCGTTCAAGAAGGTAAAACAACAATTGCTTTGAAATATCCTAAAAAATATGAAGATGCTCAAGAAATTGTTGATTTATTAATTGGAAATGAATGTGTTCTGATTGACTTTCAATTCATGCTTGATGCTCAAGCTAGAAGATGTCTTGACTTTATTGATGGTGCAAGTAAGGTACTTTATGGGACTTTACAAAAAGTGGGTTCTTCAATGTATCTGTTGACCCCATCAAATGTATCTGTTAATATTGAAGATATGAATATCCCAAATCATAATCAAGATTTTGGCTATGATTTTGATATGAAGAGACGGTAA
- the murD gene encoding UDP-N-acetylmuramoyl-L-alanine--D-glutamate ligase, protein MKECKTFNNKKVLILGLAKSGEAAARLLSRLGAIVTVNDGKAFEENPAAQSLLEEGIKVVCGSHPLELLDEDFAVMVKNPGIPYQNPMVEKALSKGIPVLTEVELAYLISEAPIIAITGSNGKTTTTTMIADVLNHGGKSALLSGNIGFPASEVAMTASQDDILTMELSSFQLMGIKDFHPHIALITNLMPTHLDYHGSFDAYIQAKWNIQNNMTADDVLILNAEQEQTKELAQKTQASLVYFSSKEKVEGAYQEDGKLFYKGEYIMDAQSLGVPGLHNVENALATIAVAKLSGISNQAIAETLSSFGGVKHRLQKLGTIKDVAFYNDSKSTNILACQKALSGFDNNKVILIAGGLDRGNAFDTLIPDIKGLKKMILLGESAEKMKVAAESAGVGYLEAKDVADATRIAFEQAQPGDIILLSPANASWDMYPNFEVRGDEFIESFQQLKGDTE, encoded by the coding sequence ATGAAAGAATGTAAAACGTTTAATAACAAAAAAGTATTAATTCTAGGTTTGGCAAAATCTGGTGAAGCTGCTGCAAGATTGTTGTCTCGTTTAGGTGCTATTGTCACTGTCAATGATGGCAAAGCTTTTGAAGAAAATCCAGCAGCTCAATCTCTTTTAGAAGAAGGCATTAAAGTGGTTTGTGGTAGTCATCCATTGGAGTTGTTGGATGAAGACTTTGCAGTAATGGTTAAGAATCCTGGCATTCCTTATCAAAATCCAATGGTAGAAAAAGCTCTTTCTAAAGGTATTCCGGTATTAACTGAAGTGGAGCTAGCTTATCTTATTTCTGAGGCCCCGATTATTGCTATCACTGGCTCAAATGGAAAAACAACTACAACAACCATGATTGCAGATGTTTTAAATCATGGAGGAAAATCAGCCTTACTTTCAGGTAATATCGGCTTTCCTGCTTCTGAAGTGGCAATGACTGCAAGTCAAGATGATATCCTCACTATGGAACTGTCTTCATTTCAATTGATGGGAATCAAAGACTTTCACCCTCACATCGCACTGATAACTAATCTGATGCCAACACATCTTGATTACCATGGTAGTTTTGATGCTTATATCCAAGCTAAATGGAACATTCAAAACAATATGACAGCTGATGACGTGCTCATTTTGAATGCAGAGCAAGAGCAAACAAAAGAACTGGCACAAAAGACACAAGCAAGCTTGGTCTACTTTTCAAGTAAAGAAAAAGTTGAAGGAGCTTATCAGGAAGATGGCAAACTCTTCTATAAAGGGGAGTATATTATGGATGCCCAATCTTTAGGTGTGCCTGGCTTACATAATGTTGAAAATGCTCTAGCAACTATCGCTGTTGCCAAACTTTCTGGTATTTCGAATCAGGCAATTGCTGAAACCTTATCAAGTTTTGGTGGTGTAAAACATCGTTTACAAAAACTTGGAACCATCAAGGATGTCGCTTTTTATAACGATAGCAAATCAACCAATATTTTAGCCTGTCAAAAAGCCTTATCAGGTTTTGATAATAATAAGGTGATATTAATTGCTGGAGGACTAGACAGAGGTAACGCATTTGACACTTTAATTCCCGATATAAAAGGCTTGAAAAAAATGATTCTCTTGGGGGAATCTGCCGAAAAAATGAAAGTGGCAGCTGAAAGTGCGGGCGTGGGTTATCTAGAGGCAAAAGATGTGGCTGACGCTACCAGAATTGCCTTTGAACAAGCGCAACCAGGAGATATTATCTTATTAAGTCCTGCAAACGCAAGTTGGGATATGTATCCAAATTTTGAAGTTCGTGGTGATGAATTTATCGAATCCTTCCAACAATTAAAAGGAGACACGGAATGA
- a CDS encoding YggT family protein has protein sequence MLLILVLLLNLIKVYSYLLLGYALLSWFPGAYNTWLGRLICQLVEPILNPFKKLPLQFAGIDFTVFVVMIALNFLSEFLIRLLLR, from the coding sequence ATGTTATTAATCTTAGTTTTATTGTTAAATCTTATCAAAGTATATTCCTATTTACTTCTTGGCTATGCTTTGTTATCCTGGTTTCCAGGGGCATACAATACCTGGCTTGGAAGACTGATTTGTCAATTAGTTGAACCCATTTTAAATCCTTTTAAAAAATTACCATTACAATTTGCAGGAATTGACTTTACTGTATTTGTAGTCATGATTGCTCTTAATTTTTTAAGTGAATTTTTAATTAGGTTGTTATTAAGATGA
- a CDS encoding UDP-N-acetylglucosamine--N-acetylmuramyl-(pentapeptide) pyrophosphoryl-undecaprenol N-acetylglucosamine transferase yields MTKRILFTGGGTVGHVTLNLILIPKFLKDGWEVHYIGDKKGIEYQEIQKSGYPVTFHAIKTGKLRRYFSWQNLIDVFKVATGLLQSLVIINKVKPQALFSKGGFVSVPPVIASRLMGVPVFVHESDLSMGLANKIALKFASTMYTTFESQVTNPIIKHIGAVTKVSKESGNYLPELSDIQNKFNPQFKTLLFIGGSAGAKVFNQLITNNPDLTKAFNVINITGDSQLNELSQNLYRVDYVTDLYQPLMQLADLVITRGGSNTLFELLAMQKLHLIVPLGKEASRGDQLENANYFEKQGYARQLSEELLNPETLISEVHYLLEHQDQFRKAMSESQEIKSPDVFYDLLKNDISLKAKGK; encoded by the coding sequence ATGACCAAACGGATACTTTTTACAGGTGGAGGGACAGTTGGTCATGTGACTTTAAATCTGATATTAATCCCAAAATTCCTTAAAGATGGTTGGGAAGTTCATTATATTGGTGATAAAAAAGGCATAGAATACCAAGAAATTCAGAAGTCAGGATATCCTGTGACCTTCCATGCTATCAAGACTGGCAAGTTAAGACGGTATTTTTCATGGCAAAACTTGATTGATGTCTTCAAAGTTGCTACAGGGCTACTACAATCTCTTGTCATTATAAATAAGGTCAAACCACAAGCCTTGTTTTCAAAAGGTGGATTTGTATCAGTTCCACCGGTTATTGCCTCAAGACTGATGGGAGTGCCCGTTTTTGTCCATGAGTCTGATTTATCAATGGGCTTGGCCAATAAAATCGCCTTAAAATTTGCTTCAACCATGTATACAACATTTGAATCTCAAGTAACAAATCCTATAATCAAACACATTGGAGCCGTTACCAAAGTGTCAAAAGAGAGTGGAAACTATTTGCCTGAATTATCAGATATTCAGAATAAATTCAACCCTCAATTTAAGACGCTTCTCTTTATTGGTGGGTCAGCAGGGGCAAAAGTTTTTAATCAATTGATCACAAATAATCCTGACTTAACAAAAGCCTTTAATGTGATTAACATAACAGGTGATTCACAATTAAATGAACTGTCACAAAATCTCTACCGTGTTGACTATGTGACGGATTTATATCAACCTTTGATGCAATTAGCAGATCTTGTTATTACGCGTGGAGGATCGAATACCCTTTTTGAACTTTTAGCGATGCAAAAACTACATTTAATTGTTCCATTAGGAAAAGAAGCCAGTCGTGGAGATCAACTGGAAAATGCTAACTATTTCGAAAAGCAAGGTTATGCGCGTCAGCTATCGGAAGAACTACTCAACCCTGAGACCTTAATAAGTGAGGTTCATTATTTACTGGAACATCAAGATCAGTTTAGAAAGGCTATGTCAGAATCACAAGAAATCAAATCACCCGATGTGTTTTATGATTTGTTAAAAAATGATATAAGCTTGAAGGCAAAAGGAAAATAA